A section of the Chryseobacterium ginsenosidimutans genome encodes:
- a CDS encoding KpsF/GutQ family sugar-phosphate isomerase, protein MEKANIITIARTTLEIEISELEKLKDRIDDDFVKAVEIIQAAKGKLIVVGIGKSAHVGNKIVATLNSTGTPSQFLHASEAIHGDLGVIQKQDVVLCISNSGNSPEIVNLVPYLKDYSSALIGMTGNKSSKLAEYSDVILDTHVDMEACPNKLAPTSSTTLQMALGDALAVSLMEMNDFKANDFAKFHPGGSLGKNLISKVDDFLSSQKPQVTEHETVKDVIISISSSRHGITVVTKENEIIGVITDGDLRRMLMKGDDISKVLAKDIMSANPKTIERTALAKEAMKVLKDNNIGQLIVTENGKYFGIIDLHKLLDEGIN, encoded by the coding sequence ATGGAAAAAGCCAATATTATTACAATTGCGAGAACAACCTTAGAAATAGAAATTTCGGAACTTGAAAAGCTTAAAGACAGGATCGATGATGATTTTGTAAAAGCTGTGGAGATCATTCAAGCTGCAAAAGGCAAACTTATTGTTGTAGGAATCGGAAAATCTGCCCATGTTGGAAATAAAATTGTGGCTACGTTAAATTCTACAGGAACCCCTTCACAGTTTCTTCATGCTTCAGAAGCTATTCATGGAGATTTGGGTGTCATTCAGAAGCAGGATGTGGTTTTATGTATTTCAAATTCCGGAAATTCACCTGAAATTGTAAATCTTGTTCCTTATTTAAAAGATTATTCTTCTGCATTAATAGGCATGACAGGAAATAAATCAAGTAAACTTGCTGAATATTCTGACGTTATTTTAGATACTCACGTTGATATGGAAGCCTGCCCAAACAAGCTCGCTCCTACAAGTTCAACAACTTTGCAAATGGCTCTTGGAGATGCTTTGGCGGTATCTTTAATGGAAATGAATGATTTTAAGGCAAATGATTTTGCAAAATTTCATCCCGGTGGAAGTTTAGGAAAAAATTTAATTTCAAAAGTTGACGATTTTCTTTCTTCTCAAAAACCCCAAGTTACAGAACATGAAACTGTTAAAGATGTTATTATTTCAATCAGCAGCTCGAGACATGGAATCACTGTTGTAACAAAGGAAAATGAAATTATCGGTGTCATTACCGACGGAGATTTGAGAAGAATGCTAATGAAAGGGGACGATATATCTAAGGTTTTGGCTAAAGATATTATGTCTGCAAACCCAAAGACTATTGAAAGAACAGCTTTGGCAAAAGAAGCGATGAAAGTTTTAAAAGACAACAATATCGGACAGCTTA
- the recQ gene encoding DNA helicase RecQ: MSAKKANLSGELKKYFGFSTFKGQQEKIIENLLEGKDIFVLMPTGGGKSLCYQLPALISEGTAIVVSPLIALMKNQVDAVNGLSSEDGVAHVLNSSLNKTQTKQVFDDIKSGKTKLLYVAPESLIKEDYLEFLKDVKISFVAIDEAHCISEWGHDFRPEYRNLKSIIDKIADVPVIALTATATPKVQDDIQKTLGMSNALVFKESFNRPNLYYEVQPKVNVDKEIVRFISQNKGKSGIVYCLSRRKVEEFAQLLQVNGINALPYHAGLDQKIRVANQDKFLMEEADVIVATIAFGMGIDKPDVRFVIHYDFPKSLESYYQETGRAGRDGGEGHCLAFYDPKDIEKLEKFLAQKPVSEREIGLQLLNEVVGYAETSMSRRQYILYYFGENFDPIKGDGAKMCDNSSNPPKLKDATGDLEKVLALINDTGEKFKSKDLISVIVGKENAVTKSYKLEQNSYFGFGKEKTENHWKTILRQATVQNFLQKDIETYGVLKMSEKGKQSLNNKLEQPFLIAEDREFDLSQTKAESDQIQLQSAGGLDQTLFNLLKELRKKVAKKHGIPPYTVFMDPSLEDMTVQYPITVEEIAKIYGVGEGKAKKYGKEFADFISKYVEDNNIERTQDMVLKQVANKSSHKVFIIQSTDKKIDLEDIARAKNISMDELLKEMERIVYQGTKLNIDYYIEDNFDEDIVDGFMEFMNESDSDSMKILLDEFGDELSDEEVRMLRIKFISDVAN; encoded by the coding sequence ATGAGCGCAAAAAAAGCCAATTTATCAGGCGAATTGAAAAAATACTTCGGGTTTTCTACTTTTAAGGGACAACAAGAAAAAATCATAGAAAACCTGTTGGAAGGGAAGGATATTTTTGTATTAATGCCGACAGGAGGCGGTAAATCCTTATGTTATCAGCTTCCGGCACTTATTTCCGAAGGCACGGCAATCGTAGTTTCTCCTTTAATCGCATTAATGAAAAATCAGGTGGATGCCGTGAACGGCCTTTCTTCTGAAGACGGAGTAGCACATGTTTTAAATTCATCATTAAATAAAACGCAGACCAAGCAGGTTTTCGACGATATTAAAAGTGGTAAAACAAAACTGTTGTATGTAGCCCCGGAATCCTTGATTAAGGAAGATTATTTAGAGTTTCTGAAAGATGTTAAAATATCTTTCGTTGCTATTGACGAGGCACACTGTATTTCAGAATGGGGACATGATTTCAGACCCGAATACAGAAATTTGAAATCGATTATCGACAAAATTGCAGATGTTCCTGTGATTGCTTTAACAGCAACGGCAACTCCCAAAGTTCAGGATGATATCCAAAAAACTTTAGGAATGAGTAATGCGTTGGTTTTCAAAGAAAGTTTCAACAGACCGAATCTTTACTATGAAGTACAGCCAAAAGTAAATGTAGATAAAGAAATCGTAAGATTTATCAGCCAAAATAAAGGAAAGTCAGGAATTGTCTACTGCTTGAGCCGAAGAAAAGTTGAGGAATTTGCTCAGCTTTTGCAGGTAAACGGAATCAATGCTTTACCTTATCATGCTGGTCTTGACCAAAAAATAAGAGTAGCCAATCAGGATAAATTTCTGATGGAAGAAGCTGATGTAATTGTAGCAACCATCGCTTTCGGGATGGGAATCGATAAACCTGATGTGCGATTCGTGATTCATTACGATTTTCCAAAATCATTGGAAAGTTATTATCAGGAAACGGGTCGTGCAGGCCGGGATGGAGGAGAGGGCCACTGTTTGGCATTCTACGATCCGAAAGACATTGAAAAACTGGAAAAATTCCTGGCTCAAAAGCCTGTTTCCGAAAGAGAAATCGGATTACAGCTTTTGAATGAAGTGGTTGGCTATGCCGAAACTTCCATGAGCAGAAGACAATATATTTTATATTATTTTGGTGAGAATTTTGATCCGATCAAAGGAGACGGAGCAAAAATGTGCGATAATTCCTCAAATCCTCCAAAACTGAAAGATGCAACCGGTGATTTGGAGAAAGTTCTTGCATTAATAAATGATACAGGTGAAAAATTTAAATCTAAGGATTTGATTTCTGTAATTGTAGGAAAAGAAAATGCAGTAACAAAGTCTTATAAACTTGAGCAAAATTCTTACTTCGGCTTTGGAAAAGAGAAAACAGAAAATCACTGGAAGACAATTTTAAGACAGGCTACCGTTCAGAATTTTTTACAAAAAGATATTGAGACTTATGGCGTTTTAAAAATGTCTGAAAAAGGAAAACAGTCTTTAAATAACAAATTGGAACAACCTTTTTTAATAGCTGAAGATAGGGAGTTTGATCTTTCTCAGACCAAAGCAGAAAGTGATCAGATTCAGTTGCAGTCTGCAGGCGGATTGGATCAGACCTTATTCAATTTATTAAAAGAGTTAAGAAAAAAAGTTGCTAAAAAGCACGGAATTCCTCCTTATACTGTTTTTATGGATCCGAGTTTGGAAGATATGACGGTTCAGTATCCGATTACGGTAGAAGAAATAGCAAAAATCTACGGCGTTGGTGAAGGAAAAGCTAAAAAATATGGTAAAGAATTTGCAGATTTTATCAGTAAATATGTAGAAGACAATAATATTGAACGTACTCAGGATATGGTGCTGAAGCAGGTTGCAAACAAATCCAGCCACAAAGTTTTCATCATTCAGAGTACGGATAAAAAAATAGACCTTGAAGATATTGCAAGAGCCAAAAACATTTCAATGGATGAGTTGTTGAAAGAAATGGAACGTATTGTTTATCAGGGAACCAAATTAAATATTGATTACTATATCGAAGATAACTTTGATGAAGATATTGTGGACGGATTTATGGAATTCATGAACGAATCCGATAGCGACAGTATGAAAATCCTGCTTGATGAATTTGGTGACGAGCTTTCTGATGAAGAAGTGAGAATGTTGAGAATAAAATTCATCAGCGATGTTGCAAACTAA
- a CDS encoding glycosyltransferase codes for MKKISVIFILPDLETGGAERIVTTIVNHLSRDRFEPKILLLRKQGGYLNFLKKDVEIIDVNTERIRHSLKPILAEIYRRKPDIVFSGYGEVNAYLSLFIKLFPKTKFIARETNVVSEHVTRKEIKFFYNFYNNYHRIIAQSDDMMKDLTKNFRIKSGKIIKINNPVDFDFIEEKLLTSTKPECFKYNYKNVVAIGNLSGRKGFDNLLKVFSRLKNENILLHILGDGKDKEMLHHMKEFLGLKNVIFHGRHDNPYQFLKFADLFILSSRYEGFPNVLLEAGACGTYALANNCPGGINEIIQNNINGEVSDINNHEDFSQKIMSILHESYDKDAIKNSIKSRFSKNIILDRYEKVLMDVMNK; via the coding sequence ATGAAAAAGATTTCTGTCATATTTATTCTGCCGGATTTGGAAACCGGAGGCGCAGAAAGAATTGTTACCACTATTGTGAATCATCTCTCCCGAGATCGGTTTGAGCCTAAGATTTTGCTTTTACGCAAACAGGGCGGTTATCTTAATTTTCTTAAAAAAGATGTCGAAATTATTGATGTCAATACAGAAAGAATAAGACATTCTTTAAAACCTATTTTAGCTGAAATTTATAGAAGAAAACCGGATATTGTATTTTCAGGATATGGTGAAGTGAATGCTTATTTGTCGCTGTTTATAAAGCTTTTTCCTAAGACTAAATTCATTGCCAGAGAAACAAATGTGGTAAGTGAGCATGTTACCAGAAAGGAAATAAAATTTTTCTATAATTTTTATAATAACTATCACAGAATCATTGCCCAGAGTGATGATATGATGAAGGATCTTACTAAGAATTTCAGAATAAAATCAGGAAAAATTATAAAAATAAATAACCCTGTTGATTTTGATTTTATAGAAGAGAAATTATTGACTTCAACCAAACCAGAATGTTTCAAATACAATTACAAAAATGTTGTTGCAATCGGAAACTTATCGGGGAGAAAAGGTTTTGATAATCTATTGAAAGTTTTTTCGCGGCTTAAAAATGAAAATATTTTACTTCATATATTAGGTGACGGAAAAGACAAAGAAATGCTGCACCATATGAAAGAATTTCTTGGTCTGAAAAATGTTATTTTTCATGGCAGACATGATAATCCGTATCAGTTTTTGAAGTTTGCAGATTTATTTATCCTTTCATCAAGATATGAAGGTTTTCCGAACGTGTTGCTGGAAGCTGGGGCTTGCGGAACGTATGCTTTGGCGAACAATTGTCCGGGAGGAATCAACGAAATTATTCAGAACAATATTAATGGAGAAGTTTCTGATATTAATAATCATGAAGATTTTTCACAAAAAATAATGAGTATTCTCCATGAAAGTTATGATAAAGATGCTATTAAAAATTCTATTAAATCCAGGTTTTCAAAAAATATTATTTTGGACAGATATGAGAAAGTTTTGATGGATGTAATGAATAAATAA